The genomic window TACTCCAAAAGCAGACGAACAAGCGACCGAGAAACCACCTGCAAAGGCCGCTGGGGGGGAAGCTGCCCCTGCCGCAAAAGCAAAGAAAGAAAAGCCACCTGCTGTTGAAGACAAGCCGTTTCCCGAATTCATCAAACAGGACTTCATGCCTGCCGTGAAGAACGCGATGGCTAAAGAGGGGATAACGGATTTATACCTCGCCTTTGAAAATCGTTCCTATCCCATTCCTGGCTTAGTGACCGATCCTTGCTGGCAAGTAATTGGTCAGTTGAACGGTGGACGGCGTCAGTTCATCATCGGGTTTTCTAAGGAAGATATTGCCGCACCCAAGTTTTTCTGCTCTGCCGATAGAGGCTCAACCCCCAGTGTTCTAGAGTCGTTCATGATTGACGAACGCAAAGTCACGCTGGATTTGATGGTACAGTACACCCTGCAACGGCTGAACGGTCAGAAGTGGCTAGTACGCAACTAAGCCTTCCCTAACAATCAAAAAACGTCGTGGAGAGTCAATCCCTTCACGACGTTTGATCTATGGGTCTATTAGCTTTGCTCTGATACCGTTTCTCCCAACATTGGGCTATAGATGTCAACGCCTAACCTAGGGAATGACACGGCTTTTGTAACTCAAAACTTAAACCTCAAAACTGAGAACTGGTACAATCACTGGATCTGGCCACGTTTTGTATCCGATACGATGGACTGAATTCCTTCAACCGTTGCCGGGATGCTCTTAGGATCCATAAACATCACCTTGCTGCTATCGCTGGTGCCAATCTTCGTGCCCATGTCGATATAGTGCTGAGCCAGCAAGAACTGGAGTGCCTCTCTCGCCGAGGGATCAGTCTTGAGCATATTCGCCACAATCTGAATCGATTCTGCGGTGGCCTGAGCTTTGAGCACCTGTTCCTGACGGAGTGCCTGCGCCCGGAGCACGATCGCCTTCTGTTCCGCTTCCGCCGCCAGGATCGATGCCTTTTGACTCGCCTCTGCTTCTAGAACCTGCGCCTCTGCCCGACCCCGTGAAGAGTTCACCGCCGATTCCCGTTCCCCTTCAGAGGTTAGGATGGCCGCCCGTTTGCGTCGTTCTGCCGACATTTGCAGTTCCATGGAGTCCTGCACCGCCTTTGAGGGAACGATGTCGCGCAGTTCCACACGGGTCACTTTGACGCCCCACGGATCGGTGGCGGTATCTAGTTCGCGCAGCAGGACTTCATTAATTTCTGATCGAGCGGTAAAGGTTTCGTCCAATTCCAGCTTGCCCATCTCGGCACGGATTTGGGTCAGCACTAGGTTCACCATCGCAGTCTGGAGATTTTCCACCTTGTAGTAAGCTTTCTCCAAATCCATAATCCGCCAGTAGACCACCGCATCTACGGAAATGGAAACGTTGTCGCGGGTGATGCACTGCTGAGGCGGAATGTCGATCACCTTTTCCCGGATGGTTTCCTGATACACCACCCGATCCAGAAAGGGAAACAGGAAGTTAATGCCCGGTTCAAGCTTCTTACCGCTGTATTTGCCTACCCGTTCCACCAATGCCGCGTTTCCCTGGTTCACGATGCGAACGGAACCCGCCGCGACGGAACCGCCAAACGCAAGCAGAATTAACAAGCCAAATAAATTACCCATCGGACTATCTCCATATAAAGGTATGAATGAGATTAAGGAATGGTCAAAGCTCAGAGTTTTAGCTGAATTACTGAATGGCCTTAATCGGCATCACGAGGAGCGTATTTCCCCGTCGGCCTACCACGTAAACGGCTTCGTTGGGGGCGATCGCCAGTTCAGGATCATCACAGCGGGCTTGCCAGGAATTGCCTTCATACAGGACGCGCCCAGGCATTCCCGCCGGAATTTCCGTTAAGGTCGTCGCATCAGTAGCGTCGGCGATCGCCCGTGTATCTTTACTTGTGGGCACAAAGCGACGCACCAGAATCGTAAAGACGACTGATAGAACTAGCCAAATCGCGATCTGAATGGATACTTGGGGAGCCACAAGAGCCACTGCCGCCACAATCAGCGCACTTAGGCCAAGGGTAAATTCAATAAACGCCGTCGGCAATACAAATTCCATCAAACAGAGAATGACGCCGACAATAAGCCAAAGGAGGGACAGTGACATGATGTCTATATAAAATTCCTTACCCCCAATCTAGCCCAGGGATGCTGAATCCCTTGGGATAATCGGCATATTTTCAAGGTTGGACGATGGGACAGGTGTACTCTATCAGTAGCCATCACGAGTTTAAGGTTAAAGGTTTTTCGCAATTTTCTCGCTTCGGGAATTTGCCTGGTATGATCAGGGGCTAAGTCCTACATTTAGGGTTGTACCGAGGAAGCCAACGCTATGACCAGTCCGACCTTTGCTATAGAATGCTCCAATGCGGAATGCCGCAATTCCGAAAATAAATTTGGTCAGCGCCTGTGTCGCGGCTGTCGTAAGCCCCTCGCCTACCGCTACCTGTGGGCAACCGGGTACGGCGCAACTCTTCTCGAACCGGGAACCCTGGTGGGCGATCGCTACATGGTTATGGCTCCCCAGGTTTGGCTGGATTGTAC from Synechococcales cyanobacterium T60_A2020_003 includes these protein-coding regions:
- a CDS encoding DUF2996 domain-containing protein, coding for MADETTPKADEQATEKPPAKAAGGEAAPAAKAKKEKPPAVEDKPFPEFIKQDFMPAVKNAMAKEGITDLYLAFENRSYPIPGLVTDPCWQVIGQLNGGRRQFIIGFSKEDIAAPKFFCSADRGSTPSVLESFMIDERKVTLDLMVQYTLQRLNGQKWLVRN
- a CDS encoding SPFH/Band 7/PHB domain protein, translated to MGNLFGLLILLAFGGSVAAGSVRIVNQGNAALVERVGKYSGKKLEPGINFLFPFLDRVVYQETIREKVIDIPPQQCITRDNVSISVDAVVYWRIMDLEKAYYKVENLQTAMVNLVLTQIRAEMGKLELDETFTARSEINEVLLRELDTATDPWGVKVTRVELRDIVPSKAVQDSMELQMSAERRKRAAILTSEGERESAVNSSRGRAEAQVLEAEASQKASILAAEAEQKAIVLRAQALRQEQVLKAQATAESIQIVANMLKTDPSAREALQFLLAQHYIDMGTKIGTSDSSKVMFMDPKSIPATVEGIQSIVSDTKRGQIQ
- a CDS encoding NfeD family protein, with protein sequence MSLSLLWLIVGVILCLMEFVLPTAFIEFTLGLSALIVAAVALVAPQVSIQIAIWLVLSVVFTILVRRFVPTSKDTRAIADATDATTLTEIPAGMPGRVLYEGNSWQARCDDPELAIAPNEAVYVVGRRGNTLLVMPIKAIQ